A window of the Alnus glutinosa chromosome 4, dhAlnGlut1.1, whole genome shotgun sequence genome harbors these coding sequences:
- the LOC133865529 gene encoding cytochrome P450 81Q32-like — protein sequence MEIPFYLYVLLFLFLYFLTKHLVQTRKRLPPSPALSLPIIGHLYLFKKPLHRTFAKLSNQHGPLLFMSFGSRPALLVSSPTLAEECFTKNDIVFANRPRLLAGKHLGYNYTTLVWASYGHHWRNLRRIASVELLSSNRLQMFYGIRVDEVRSLIHRLSQRSKGDEFQTVDMKSTFFELTLNVLMRMIAGKRYYGEKVAELEGASKFKKIVMESFQLSGATNIGDFLPVLKWVGSRGLEKRLAILQRKRDKFMQDLIEEHRRSRGDRDPAFEERGSKTMIDVLLSLQEAEPEYYTDEIIRGMTLVLLSAGTDTSAGTMEWTMSLLLNNPETLVKAQAEIDNHIGQRKLIEESDIAKLPYLRGIINETLRMYPAAPLLPSHESSEECTLGGYHVPRGTLILVNAWAIHNDPKLWVEPRKFNPERFQCLDQGERKDGFMLLPFGVGRRSCPGEGLAMRIVGLALGSLIQCFEWKRIGKEMVDMSEGTGLTMPKAQPLLAMCRPRSTMVNFLSQL from the exons ATGGAAATCCCATTCTACCTCTACGTTTTGCTCTTTCTCTTCCTGTATTTCCTTACGAAGCATTTGGTCcaaacaagaaaaagacttcCACCAAGCCCTGCCCTTTCTCTGCCCATCATCGGCCACCTCTATCTCTTTAAGAAACCCCTCCATCGAACCTTCGCTAAACTTTCCAACCAACATGGTCCACTACTATTCATGAGCTTCGGCTCCCGCCCTGCTCTCCTTGTTTCTTCCCCCACTCTGGCGGAGGAATGCTTCACcaaaaacgacatcgtttttgCAAACCGCCCGCGCCTCCTTGCCGGAAAACACCTTGGTTACAATTACACTACCCTTGTTTGGGCCTCATACGGCCACCACTGGCGCAACTTAAGGCGCATAGCTTCTGTTGAGCTTCTGTCATCTAATCGCCTCCAGATGTTCTATGGCATACGTGTTGACGAGGTTAGATCGTTAATCCACCGACTTTCTCAACGCTCAAAAGGGGATGAGTTTCAGACTGTGGACATGAAGTCAACGTTTTTTGAGCTGACACTCAATGTTTTGATGAGGATGATCGCAGGAAAGCGGTATTATGGAGAGAAGGTGGCAGAATTGGAGGGAGCAAGCAAGTTTAAGAAAATTGTGATGGAGAGCTTTCAGCTCAGTGGGGCTACAAATATAGGAGATTTTCTGCCGGTTCTTAAGTGGGTCGGATCAAGAGGACTTGAGAAAAGGTTGGCCATATTGCAGAGGAAGAGGGATAAATTCATGCAGGATTTGATTGAAGAACATCGGAGAAGCAGGGGTGATCGGGATCCTGCTTTTGAAGAGAGGGGCAGCAAGACCATGATCGACGTTCTATTGTCACTGCAAGAAGCTGAACCTGAATATTATACGGATGAAATCATCAGAGGCATGACGCTA GTGTTGTTATCAGCAGGGACTGACACTTCTGCTGGAACGATGGAGTGGACAATGTCACTTCTGTTGAACAACCCAGAAACCCTTGTGAAAGCCCAAGCTGAAATTGACAATCACATTGGACAAAGAAAGCTAATTGAAGAATCAGATATTGCAAAGCTTCCCTATCTCCGTGGCATCATAAATGAGACACTCCGGATGTACCCAGCTGCCCCACTGTTGCCATCCCACGAGTCTTCAGAAGAGTGTACTCTCGGAGGGTACCATGTTCCACGCGGCACGTTGATATTGGTGAATGCGTGGGCCATACATAATGATCCTAAGCTATGGGTAGAACCTAGAAAATTTAACCCAGAGAGATTCCAATGTCTTGATCAAGGAGAAAGGAAAGATGGGTTCATGTTGTTGCCGTTTGGAGTAGGGAGAAGAAGTTGCCCTGGGGAGGGCTTGGCTATGCGGATAGTTGGGCTGGCCTTAGGATCACTGATTCAATGCTTTGAGTGGAAAAGAATTGGGAAGGAGATGGTGGACATGAGTGAAGGGACAGGGCTCACCATGCCTAAAGCTCAGCCCTTATTAGCCATGTGTAGGCCACGTTCTACCATGGTAAATTTCCTTTCTCAACTCTGA
- the LOC133865530 gene encoding cytochrome c oxidase subunit 6b-1 — MVLTPTFTTTLGRISDPTGYCSRSLSLPSMAEAQSEKTPTLSEQYLLKEEEKPDVGTKSVEVKEVENPVNTASEEVVTEKAEGSPAAAAEESTDVTPVTTEESSDVTPAATESTEANSAAVENSSEAAAEASSENSEEENAGDQEAAEETPEIKLETAPADFRFPTTNQTRHCFTRYIEYHRCIAAKGEGAPECDKFAKYYRALCPGEWVDRWNEQRENGAFPGPL; from the exons ATGGTCCTTACTCCTACTTTTACCACCACG CTAGGTCGCATCTCTGACCCGACCGGCTATTGTAGTAGATCGCTTTCCCTTCCATCAATGGCGGAGGCCCAGAGCGAGAAAACGCCAACCCTGTCTGAG CAATATTTATTAAAGGAGGAAGAGAAGCCAGATGTGGGTACTAAATCTGTTGAAGTAAAAGAGGTTGAGAACCCAGTAAATACTGCCTCTGAGGAAGTTGTCACCGAGAAAGCTGAGGGTTCacctgctgctgctgctgaaGAAAGCACTGATGTTACCCCAGTTACCACTGAAGAAAGCAGTGATGTCACCCCTGCTGCCACAGAGAGCACTGAAGCCAATTCTGCTGCTGTTGAAAACAGTAGTGAAGCTGCTGCTGAAGCAAGCAGTGAAAATTCTGAAGAGGAGAATGCTGGTGATCAAGAAGCGGCTGAAGAGACACCGGAGATCAAG CTTGAGACAGCACCTGCAGATTTCCGCTTCCCAACTACAAATCAAACAAGGCATTGCTTTACTCGATACATTGAGTATCACCG GTGCATAGCTGCAAAGGGGGAAGGTGCCCCAGAGTGCGATAAGTTTGCAAAATATTATCGTGCTCTTTGCCCTGGTGAATGG GTTGATAGATGGAATGAGCAAAGGGAGAACGGAGCATTTCCAGGTCCTCTGTAG